The Streptomyces lienomycini sequence CTTGCTGGGCACGATGAGGATGGCGCGGACGCCGCCGTACGCGGAGGCGCGCAGCGAGACGTCCATGCCGAACTGGGTGCACAGCCGGCCGACGACGGACAGTCCCAGGCGCGGGTGGTGGGCGAGGTCCTGCACGTCGGTGCCGCGCTTGGCCTGCTCGAGAAGGCCCTCGATACGGGCGCGGGACTCCTCGCTGAGGCTGACACCCGCGTCCTCGATCTCGATGCAGACACCGCTCTGCACCTCGGTCGCGGTGACGTGCACCTTGGCCCCGGGCGGCGAGTAGCGGGTGGCGTTGTCGAGGAGTTCGGCCGCGGCGTGGATGACGGGTTCGACCGCCGTGCCCTTGATGTTGACCTTGGCGATGGAGGCCAGGTTGATCCGGCGGTACTCCAGGATCCGGGACATGGCGCCGCGCAGCACGCTGTAGAGGGCGACCGGCTCGGGCCACTGGCGTCCGGGCCTGCCGCCGCCGATCACGGAGATGGAGTCGGCGAGGCGGCCGATGAGCGAGGTGCCGTGGTCGATGCGCAGGAGGTCGTCGAAGACCTCGGGGTTGCGCCCGTGGTCCTCCTCCATCTCGCGCAGTTCCTTGTTCTGCTGGTGGACGATCGCCTGGACGCGGCGGGCGATGTCGACGAAGGAGCGCTCGGCGGACTCGCGCATGGAGTCCTGGTGGTCGACGATCTCGCAGACCAAGCGGATCAGCCGGCGCTGGGGCTCGCCGAGTTCGGTGTAGGAGGGGTCCACCTCGCCGATGCGGCGCACCACCTCCTCGGGGGTGCTGCCCGAGCGCATGGCGGCCAGGACGGTGGGGATGACCTCGCCGCCGAGGCGGACCATCTCCTCGTGGTGGCTCGCGGCCCGGCGGTCCAGATACGCGCTGTGACGGGCGTGCTCGGCACGCAGGGCGCGCAGCGTGCGGCCGCGGCGTACGACTTCGGCGCCCGCGGTGATCACCAGGAGGGTGGCAACGGCACCGCACAGGCCGACGGCGAGCCGGGCCGGTTCCGTCACCAGGGCGACGGCGGCCCCGGTGGCCGCGGCCATCAGTATGGCCGGCAGCAACAGGGTTCGCGCGTAGGGAAGTTCGCGGCGACCTGGAGGGGAATCAACACTCACCATGTAGGCCCTCTGAAATGGATCGGCTGGGGATGGGGGAGCTTGCGGCGGGGTATGTCCGGGAGTTGTCGGGATCTTCGGCGCATTGGGAACAAGCGCGCGATTACACCTCAACTCGGTGCGCTGCGGGCGAGCTTAGTCCGAGCGGATCATCGCCGGGTCATATTCGGCAACCGCCTGAAACGGGCCCGGGGGCCGGAGTAGTGTCGACCCCATTTACACGCCGGGGAATCATTCGAACACATGGAGTAAGGGCCGATGGGTGCCCGAAACTCACTCACCGTGATGAGGGAGGGGCGTGTCGGACGTCGGGAACACGCGAAGGCCCGGCGGTGGTTCCCGCCGGGCCTTCGAAGGTGTGCCGGTGTGCCGGGGGTCAGCCCACGGACGAGTAGGCGACCACCCCGCGCAGCAGTTCGTCGACCGCCTTGCGCGCGTTCTTCGGGACGGTGGAGCCCGCGCCCGGGGCGGCGGCAGAGATCTGGCCGAGGACGTCGATGACCTGCTTGCACCAGCGCACGAAGTCGCCGGCCGGCATCTCCACCTCGCGCAGCACCTCGTCGAGGCCCTTGCCGGAGGCCCACATGTACGCCGCCCAGGCGAAGCCGAGGTCGGGCTCGCGCTGGCCGACGCCCTCGGTCTGGCTGATCCGGAAGTCCTCCTCCAGGGCGTCGAGCCGGCCCCAGATGCGGACCGTCTCGCCGAGCGCCGCCTTCGCCCTGCCGGAGGGCACCTTCGGCGCCGTCGCGTCGTCGGCGACCCGGGACTCGAAGACCAGCGCCGAGACACAGGCGGCCAGCTCGGCCGGGGAGAGCCCCTCCCACACGCCCTCGCGCAGGCACTCGCTGGCCAGCAGGTCCAGCTCGCCGTAGAGCCGGGCGAGGCGCTTGCCGTGCTCGGTGACCTCGTCGCCGCGCAGGTAGTCCAGCTCCGTCAGGAGCGCGACGATGCGGTCGAAGGTGCGGGCGATGGTGTTCGTCCGGCCCTCGATCCGGCGTTCCAGCTGCGAGGTGTCGCGCGACAGCCGGTGATAGCGCTCGGCCCAGCGGGCGTGGTCCTCGCGGTCGTCGCAGCCGTGGCAGGGGTGGGCGCGGATCGCCTTGCGCAGCCGGGAGATCTCCCGGTCGTCCGCCGCCTGGGAGCGCTTCTTGCGGGCCCGCTCGGGCGGGATGTGCCCGGCCTTGGTCCGCAGCGCGGAGGCGAGGTCGCGGCGGGACTGCGGGGAGCGCGGGTTGAAGGACTTCGGGATCCGCATCCGGTCCAGCGCCTCGACGGGCACCGGGAAGTCCATCGACGCCAGCCGCTTGACCTGCCGCTCGGCGGTCAGCACCAGCGGGCGCGGCCCGTCGTGGTGCTCGAAGCCGCGGTGGCCGTTGGACCGCCCGGCGGGCAGCCCCGGGTCGAGGACGAGGGCGAGGCCGGCGTACTTGCCCGTGGGCACGTGGATGACGTCGCCGGGCTTCAGCTTCTCCAGCGCCACGGCGGCCTCCGCGCGGCGCTGGTTGGCGCCCTGCCGGGCCAGTTCGTTCTCCCGGTCCTTCAGCTCGCGGCGCAGCCGGGCGTATTCGTCGAAGTCGCCGAGGTGGCAGGTCATGGAGGCCTTGTAGCCCTCCAGACCCTCCTCGTTGCGCTGCACCTGCCGGGAGATACCGACGACGGACTTGTCCGCCTGGAACTGCGCGAAGGACGTCTCCAGCAGCTCCCGCGAACGGTGCCGGCCGAACTGGTCGACCAGGTTGACCGCCATGTTGTACGACGGCCGGAAGCTGGAACGCAGCGGATACGTGCGGGTGCCGGCCAGCCCCGCGAGGTGCTCGGGGTTCATGCCGCGCTGCCACAGCACCACGGCGTGGCCCTCGACGTCGATGCCGCGCCGTCCGGCCCGGCCGGTGAGCTGGGTGAACTCGCCGGGGGTGATGTCGGCGTGCTGCTCACCGTTCCACTTGACGAGCTTCTCCAGC is a genomic window containing:
- a CDS encoding DEAD/DEAH box helicase, which codes for MIVLLSVRPGTLESTMTEDLSPAERYAAARQRAVEQATALASFREMYDFGLDPFQIEACQALEAGKGVLVAAPTGSGKTIVGEFAVHLALQQGKKCFYTTPIKALSNQKYADLCRRYGADRVGLLTGDNSVNSEAPVVVMTTEVLRNMLYAGSQTLLGLGYVVMDEVHYLSDRFRGAVWEEVIIHLPESVTLVSLSATVSNAEEFGDWLDTVRGDTQVIVSEHRPVPLFQHVLAGRRMYDLFEEAEGHKRAVNPDLTRMARLEASRPSYQDRRRGRAMKEADRERERRQRSRVWTPSRPEVIERLDSEGLLPAITFIFSRAGCEAAVQQCLFAGLRLNDEDARERVRALVEERTASIPTEDLHVLGYYEWLEGLERGIAAHHAGMLPTFKEVVEELFVRGLVKAVFATETLALGINMPARSVVLEKLVKWNGEQHADITPGEFTQLTGRAGRRGIDVEGHAVVLWQRGMNPEHLAGLAGTRTYPLRSSFRPSYNMAVNLVDQFGRHRSRELLETSFAQFQADKSVVGISRQVQRNEEGLEGYKASMTCHLGDFDEYARLRRELKDRENELARQGANQRRAEAAVALEKLKPGDVIHVPTGKYAGLALVLDPGLPAGRSNGHRGFEHHDGPRPLVLTAERQVKRLASMDFPVPVEALDRMRIPKSFNPRSPQSRRDLASALRTKAGHIPPERARKKRSQAADDREISRLRKAIRAHPCHGCDDREDHARWAERYHRLSRDTSQLERRIEGRTNTIARTFDRIVALLTELDYLRGDEVTEHGKRLARLYGELDLLASECLREGVWEGLSPAELAACVSALVFESRVADDATAPKVPSGRAKAALGETVRIWGRLDALEEDFRISQTEGVGQREPDLGFAWAAYMWASGKGLDEVLREVEMPAGDFVRWCKQVIDVLGQISAAAPGAGSTVPKNARKAVDELLRGVVAYSSVG
- a CDS encoding sensor histidine kinase; its protein translation is MVSVDSPPGRRELPYARTLLLPAILMAAATGAAVALVTEPARLAVGLCGAVATLLVITAGAEVVRRGRTLRALRAEHARHSAYLDRRAASHHEEMVRLGGEVIPTVLAAMRSGSTPEEVVRRIGEVDPSYTELGEPQRRLIRLVCEIVDHQDSMRESAERSFVDIARRVQAIVHQQNKELREMEEDHGRNPEVFDDLLRIDHGTSLIGRLADSISVIGGGRPGRQWPEPVALYSVLRGAMSRILEYRRINLASIAKVNIKGTAVEPVIHAAAELLDNATRYSPPGAKVHVTATEVQSGVCIEIEDAGVSLSEESRARIEGLLEQAKRGTDVQDLAHHPRLGLSVVGRLCTQFGMDVSLRASAYGGVRAILIVPSKMMTTEPGVGLAHGIGATSIPTPGPDALPGPQRKPKKRRPTSPRIPATVSLEDEVPEVTEWTAGGLPQRRSRVKMPLSQRLAEQAVWEREDAEREARQAAERARNGIPAPSAPEPEPEKDQGLPPGHFIGAFWEGLKQHPGTTQHQQSSSNEPAHAPADDEGNLK